The DNA sequence CCATGTTGGTAATCCAAAAAAAGTAGTTATTAAGATTAAATGCATGGcattaacaattaaaatgaaaaatgagagaGCAACAACTCTTCCAGTGCAAGACAATCCATCCAAAATGTGAAGAAAAAAAGGGTACCTTCTGAAAGACAACCCCAGTtagtgttgtgcagagaaagcaGAGAAGTGAACAAGGCAGAGGCAGTAACACTATGCAACGGCGTCAAAGACACTTGTCCACCAACCAACTGCACCGGAAGCCTAAACAACAGAAaccataataaaaattgaaaattttatccaTTTCGATATTTCACAGTGGAGTGAAACAAAAGGGGCAGAGCAAATATGAGTATgcagtgagagaaaaaaaagtgatttttattaCCGGGAAAACGAGAGGGCGCGTttcttggaagaagaagaagaagaggcaaGTCCATTGAGCTTAGTGGCGCACGAAGATCGACGAGAGAAGAGGGTTCTGGTGGCAAAAGAAGCTATTTGGAGGGTTTTTCTTGCAGAATTGGCCGCCACCGCCATCTCTTTGTGCAACTCTGCAACACTTTCTCTCACTTTGCTCTGGAGACAGAAGGAAGGAAGGAATTGCCTTATATGCTGGGCCTAATTAAATGGTTTTCTGTCCACAACCAAAATGGCCCTTTCGTGAAAAAAAGGCTTTAACTATTTCCACTGCCCCTTATTACTAGTACACTACCCTTGATTTTCCCACCCAAAAACAAAGCACACTCCCCTTTGCACACACCCATACTTCCCACTCCCAGCTTTgccccaaataataaaaaaaaagtcattagcCATCAAACCTACATTTAATTTGGAAAACCACAAATTCTCCTAAAATCATCATTCCCTTcacatttaatttttccttgttGCATCGTGGCCACAAGAAGCAAAGTTGGTGCAAGAAACATTATCGATTTTTCACTGTTGCTGGATTTTACGGAACGCCAAATACAACTAAAAGCACAAGACTGATCCTTTCATTTGCAAATTTCAATTGCAGAAACCAAAAGGGGATTCTCTCTCCTTCATTCgatccctttttctttttgaagaaGTTGCCCTCAGATTTGCATCGCTGCTTCAGTTTCCCCTTTCAAATTGTATTGTGATCTCAAATTTCGATTTATTTGACATAAAAAGCTTTAcccttttgtaattttttcagtTTGGTGCAAAAAGGTGCAGAACTTGTGTGCTTTAGGTTGTTTTCACGATTCTGGAGGGAAATGTGCTTCTCATATTGCATTTGGGAGTCCCTTGTCAGAAACAGATGGTTCTTACTATCTTCCTTaaatttcccttcttcttccattcattccttaaaaaaaaggtATTATTTGCATAATTGACATCACAATCAATCTTCTAAGATTCAAGTCTCTCCACGGTCGACCAAGCCTCACCGTCTCCTTCGTCACCATTTGTTGCATCTGGGGTGGAGAAGCCTTCTCTCATCGCCAACAGACTTATGGAGAGAGATGAAGGGGAGTGTTTTTACGGgatatttttggaaaataaaattaaaaggagaGTCTATTAGCAAAAAGGGGAGTACAAATAGCATTAACAAAAAACACACAAAGATTTGCTTTGCACTTTTTTTGGGCCACTGATAAATTcagatattattatattatggaTAAAATTAAGTGGGAGGAATACTAGCAATATTTTCtctattattaactaaattttattgaaaattacatattttaatagGTCTTCTAATTCCGGAGAGTTATTACATAAGAAAGGAGAcctatcaaaatttatatttttaataaatttaacctAATATTAGAGAAAATTATGATTGTGcgaaaaatggattttttttttaaattccgaATTGATTCATTTCTAAACCACTTTATAAAAGTTATTCGGTTAATCAAACCATTTTTATAAAGTGAATTGATTTGGTTTTTTTCTAAAAtggttcaattttttatattcgaTTCGATCCCATTCAGTTATCCGTTTTATACCTGTATATAGATCGCTTTCCTAAAGAATTGAACTAAACTTCCTTTTATACTCCATGCTTAACTGGAAGTGTGTTTAATAATTTGGCTATTCTAAAAACTAAAATGCAATGAGTTCAATTTAGATCAAAAAATGAGAGATCAGAACCATTGATAAGTAAACcttgatatataataaaataattcatattcaccGCAAATTATAGATTTGTTAGATTCTATCCCTTTGATTTTCtcaataataattaagattCCTCACTTTAGGAGTCAAATGCAACACGAATGGATAATTGAATCAAGCAACCCCTCACTTATGTTCTGTTTAGTTAAAtatgctaaaaaaatattttcaactttgatccatGTGCTTTAGCCATTCCAGACTTTAATAAAAAGACAAAAGTTGACGTATAATTGAGTAACCTTTTCTGTGATGGCACTATCGAATTATCAATTGAGGTCAGTTTGGTACTAGTGTAACTTAATCTAGGGAAGGTTTTGtagttattttaagaaaaaggaaTAAGATCAGACcacaaaaaatttcacattTCTCTCTCTGCTTTACCTTGCAGGGTCACAGATGGACAAACCGTGTTCTCTTACAAagccttttatattttatgtaattccTAGTTAGAGAACACTAGTGCTAGTACTTGAAACTAGAGTGTACGTAAAGGCATAACAGCCAAACTaaaaacatcaagaaattcacaaatCAATCCAAATCAAGAGATGCTACAAAATTGAAAGGCTTATTATAAACAATAGATTTATGCATACCCAACCCTGCAGTTAGCATTCTGAGCTGCATACTTTACTCTGAAACAACTCCGCTTCTTAGTTATACTCTTGTTtatcaaatattcaaatttaaatatcaaaatttgtACAAAAAGAGAGTTTGTGCTGTAGTTCACATGAAAGTTAAGGATGTAGTGTATATAGTTATTAGTTACTGAAACATGTGACATGTACAGTTTTACCCAAACTACGAACCATTGCTCCTTCATGACAATTTTTTTGAGATTCAAACGAAGTTCCACGTGAACTAGCACCTAACTTGTGCGAAAAAGCATAATGCTCCTCGTGTCCAAGTCCCACATTGCTCACGTAGAAGAACTGAAGTCAAGACTTCGGCTAGAATTAAGTGTAATATGTTGTCATCAATTAATATAGCCTTTGAACCTTTTTGATACATGTGTTAATggcctttttttttaacactaacTAAAGTTGGTTTGGTTTAGAGGTTGAAGTCGTACATGGTATTTTGAGACCTGTTCCTTTTATAAACCTTTCCTAGTATAATGAATGGACATTTATATCATGCAATGCCATTATTAATTATATCGGACACTTTTTATTACATTCTGAAATTCAGAATAAACTTTTCATAATGTAATGGGAGATATAATATGTAATCATGAGGTGTAAGATTCAATAGCCTAATGAATAATATGATGAGTTGAGATTATGTAATTATCATCTAGCGACAAAGTGGGAGTGCATGAATCATCAATTGTTCGGAGAATAATGAATGATATGATTGAGAAGTTTATCAATAAAACAGAAAAAGTACACTAGACAATCAATTAATCAcaattttaatacaaaaaaaaaaactttactttagttttgtttcttatttcttattccACAACCATGAGTGACACTTACGATTTGTTTGGTGAAAGAATTAGGGTGGAGAGAgacaagaaatagaaaaaatgagCGTCTTTGTTAAATAAGAAATgagagaggagagaaataaaaaaaatatgggtctcacttttttatttttcttctaaactgtgaaatgaaaaaagagagaatagagaatttaaaaaaattgtcatgaaATGATCATCGATTGTCTACACCCATGTATGCAAAATGTGTGCTTTTGAAGAGTGATAATCAGTTATGAGTTtgatatataattgattatcaaattattattgatcttttttctgtttctctctctcctatttattctgtattttttcttaaaccaaacgtttatatttttattctatttcttaCCAAATTTAATTCAtgccatttttattttctctatttctatTCACTTTatttccatttatttatttcattctcaTCAAATACCTGTCAGAAAGCATCGGATCGAGGTCGTATTTGAGATGGTGACTGAAACTTTGGAAGCTAAATAAACACTGGTTTTACCTTCATTGGTATATCACGTGGGGAGGGAGACATTTTACTAGACAATATAATGATGTGGTGGTATTCCAGACACTTTATCTTTATTTAGGATGACCATCTTGCTAAATAAGACacctacatatttttttatagaaattaaagcaCTGAACATTCATATATACTTCCgaatatcataaaatatttcttGATAATATCATAGGTTCATCATATGAATATCTTGTTTGGGATTAGGATGTGAGATCCTGCATGCATGGCACGCCGGTAGTTAAACATGTGCTCAATTGCCAATTTGGAATTTAAACAAGAGCTATTGCTAAGAAGAATGCTGAAAGAATTAATATAGGTTTTGTTAGTTCTCGTCAACTAATGTCTTTTAAGATATTagttaagtaattaaaaaaaaatatttattatgaaaattatataagagtataaaaaaatataaaaaacacaatttggtgtatttcaatataaatatttatctttttaattttttaattaatatcctaaTTAAAGGTAATGTTTGACATTTCTCaaaagaatataattattatttgtcaTTGGACATAATTGCTGGATAAGTAAAAGTTGCCACaatacattctttttttttcacacttATGCCTTTAATTACTTCATGAATTTAATTACAACACAATactaatgtaaataatttttatattatcactCGATTGGTCATATCATTAAAAACCGATCTTTAATATGAAGATAAAACCATACCATATTACCATTGCATGTCTTCGAGAAAAATGTTATGAGAGCTAGCAATAACTTCAGCATTAATTCTCTGCTGAAAGTGAGTCAACTTCAAACATTTTGAGAACACAACAAATTTGCACATCATTTATTCCTGTCAATAAATTCTCTTATTTTAATGTACTTGTTGCATCTATGGTTCCCTGATATGACTATacagaagaggaagaggagaaagataaatcttttttatattaatgtagagatattataattataactactCATGCATTCGTTTTTTGATTAAATAGTTCTGTTTCATATCAACTTCTAATACAAAACTCATAGGGGATTTTTTAATCAAGGACtccaaaacagaaaacaactcCTCTTGCAaggatttaataatttttaacaagatatttaattttttgaagaagaacttatcttcaatttttatcAAGATATTAATGACACTCACAGTCAAACAACTGGAATCACAGTCAAACAACAGAAAGCAACTCCTCTTGCAAagacttttttattttggtaattaatcaaacacaaaacatgacaaaaaaaatttggtAATATTGATGAtgagaataagaagaagaaaacaaaccaataaTGGACAGCGATTTGCAAAGCCGACGATTGAAGCTTTTGCTTCTTGGCCATGGTGGTATGAAGGTTTCAGAGAAGGAAATTGAGAGTGAAAAGGTTGAAGGAGGGGTGGGAGTAGAGGGGCAAGctgggaaaagaaaataaaataaaacatgcaaaataaaatatactaaaaacacCTACTATAGCCGGTTATATTTCTTTGACCACCAAAGACAAAGAAATTTCTTAGTGCACCATAGCCTGTGCCATTAATGACCCCAAAATGTGGTCTAGCTGTATGTTCTATTCCATGGTACAAAATACTACTAGTACTCTAGAAGCAGTGGTTTTCCAGTTGAACTCTTTTATGGCTTCCAATTCCTAGCTACCAAATTTATGGTTTGggtttctcattatttttcagTGGTCCACTGCAGTGATTATAGGTCAAGTTAGATGAGTAACACTAGGTAAGCTGGtttgaaaaatcaaacttcTTCTGGCTGACAACTTAACTAAGGAATAAGGTGAGCTTGACAACAGAAGCAAGGTACTAAGGTGTGAATGTCTAGTGTCTGCCTctgacttcaaagttcaaaccattATTATATGTtccataatataaaattgtagcCTTTGCAGCACGGCACTGTCTGTAAGTGAGCTGAATGATTAATGTACAACTTTTCTTTCATACTACTTCCATTTTTCTTCTGGCTAGTTTGAAAAGtaagaaatataattagtatattcttgttgatattaaaattatttttaacttctcAATATAGATCTATTTACTATTTCTCTCCAACCATGATAATGATGTAAAATCTTTAAGAATCAGATAAAGGTAAAGAAATAATTgtagaaataataattattactattgtttaatcttttttaaaaaaatagttgattaaggtgaaaaaaaataagaaaaacacaaatacttttttttccttacaaatatcttttttaaaacaactaTGTTTGAGACAGTTaaacattaaatacaatttttttttataaagatataAATTGTGAACTGTAATTTACTGTGCGGAACAGTATTAAACTGTACTcctattcattaaaaaaataatatctcctacttaaagaattaaaaaatttattctcttaatttttatatataagatttaagtttgaaatattttcttataaaattcaatttataatattttttatattaattattcttagaCTA is a window from the Glycine max cultivar Williams 82 chromosome 2, Glycine_max_v4.0, whole genome shotgun sequence genome containing:
- the LOC100306523 gene encoding uncharacterized protein LOC100306523 encodes the protein MAVAANSARKTLQIASFATRTLFSRRSSCATKLNGLASSSSSSKKRALSFSRLPVQLVGGQVSLTPLHSVTASALFTSLLSLHNTNWGCLSEGFATPL